A stretch of the Ctenopharyngodon idella isolate HZGC_01 chromosome 14, HZGC01, whole genome shotgun sequence genome encodes the following:
- the adra2da gene encoding alpha-2Da adrenergic receptor, producing the protein MDVTQSNATEEDASVNITSSPWPYTETAAAFIILVVSIIILVTIVGNVLVIVAVLTSRALRAPQNLFLVSLACADILVATLVIPFSLANEIMGYWFFGSTWCAFYLALDVLFCTSSIVHLCAISLDRYWSVTKAVSYNLKRTPKRIKSMIAVVWVISAVISFPPLIMTKHNENVCLINDETWYILSSCVVSFFAPGFIMITVYCKIYRVAKQRSSTVFVAKNGLERQPSQSETCFVRKAKFEKESPSSNSSESNQGQEELDDIDLEESATSDSKPKSSRFSKRRRVDGARCCPQQRTCRISWASHQEQSSKQLAVVSKTKVAQMREKRFTFVLAVVMGVFVLCWFPFFFTYSLQAICRETCVPPEALFKLFFWIGYCNSSVNPIIYTIFNRDFRKAFKKIVCLTTRRA; encoded by the coding sequence ATGGATGTAACTCAGTCCAATGCAACGGAGGAGGATGCCAGCGTCAACATCACCTCAAGCCCGTGGCCGTACACGGAGACGGCCGCCGCGTTCATCATCCTCGTGGTCTCCATCATCATCCTGGTCACCATTGTTGGGAACGTTCTGGTCATCGTGGCGGTTTTGACCAGCCGCGCGCTCCGCGCGCCACAGAACCTCTTCCTCGTGTCGCTCGCGTGCGCGGACATCCTCGTGGCCACGCTAGTGATCCCGTTTTCACTCGCCAACGAGATCATGGGATACTGGTTCTTCGGCAGCACCTGGTGCGCGTTTTACCTGGCTCTGGATGTTCTGTTCTGCACGTCGTCCATCGTGCACCTGTGCGCCATCAGCTTGGATAGGTACTGGTCCGTCACCAAGGCGGTGAGCTACAACTTGAAGAGAACGCCGAAGCGCATCAAGTCCATGATCGCGGTGGTGTGGGTCATTTCAGCCGTCATCTCATTCCCACCCCTCATCATGACCAAACACAACGAGAATGTGTGTTTAATAAACGACGAGACCTGGTACATCCTGTCCTCGTGCGTGGTGTCGTTTTTCGCGCCGGGGTTCATCATGATCACGGTGTACTGTAAAATCTACCGCGTCGCCAAACAGCGCTCGTCCACCGTATTCGTGGCTAAGAACGGTCTGGAGAGGCAGCCTTCCCAGTCCGAGACGTGCTTTGTGAGGAAAGCTAAGTTTGAGAAGGAGTCTCCGAGCAGCAACAGCTCAGAGAGCAACCAGGGACAGGAGGAGCTGGATGACATCGACCTGGAGGAGAGCGCGACGTCGGACAGCAAACCAAAGAGCTCGCGCTTCTCCAAGCGCAGGCGGGTGGACGGCGCGCGCTGCTGCCCGCAGCAGAGGACCTGCCGGATCTCCTGGGCTTCCCATCAGGAGCAGAGCAGCAAGCAGCTCGCGGTCGTGTCCAAAACCAAAGTGGCTCAGATGCGAGAGAAACGCTTCACCTTCGTGCTGGCGGTGGTCATGGGGGTGTTTGTCCTCTGCTGGTTCCCTTTTTTCTTCACCTACAGTCTCCAGGCCATCTGCAGGGAGACCTGCGTGCCGCCCGAGGCACTTTTCAAGCTCTTCTTCTGGATTGGATACTGCAACAGCTCAGTGAATCCCATCATCTACACGATTTTCAACAGGGACTTCAGAAAGGCTTTTAAGAAAATCGTTTGCTTGACGACGCGACGCGCCTGA